The following coding sequences lie in one Rutidosis leptorrhynchoides isolate AG116_Rl617_1_P2 chromosome 6, CSIRO_AGI_Rlap_v1, whole genome shotgun sequence genomic window:
- the LOC139856188 gene encoding uncharacterized protein, with protein sequence MESCPKVDIPNRKDHLIEENLYLTTEEGEQGRLPVFILSMKENVNTKRPAVVFLHSTNKCKEWVRPLLEAYASRGYITVAIDSHYHGERAKNSTTYEDALVSSWKRADTMPFIFDTLTDYLCERDDIDHSKIGITDLLGNHSEECKLGSPLLLIHVIRWWSP encoded by the exons ATGGAATCTTGTCCGAAAGTAGATATTCCCAACCGCAAGGATCACCTTATTGAAGAAAACTTGTACTTAACCACCGAG GAAGGAGAGCAGGGGCGTTTGCCTGTGTTCATCTTGAGTATGAAAGAAAACGTGAATACGAAAAGACCAGCTGTTGTATTTTTGCATAGCACTAATAAGTGCAAAGAGTGGGTTCGCCCATTACTTGAG GCTTATGCTTCACGTGGATATATTACAGTTGCCATTGATTCTCATTACCATGGAGAACGTGCCAAAAACAGCACCACCTATGAGGAT GCTCTTGTTTCATCATGGAAAAGAGCGGATACAATGCCGTTCATATTTGACACG TTGACAGACTATCTCTGTGAAAGAGATGATATAGACCATTCAAAAATAGGGATTACTGATTTACTGGGGAATCACTCGGAG GAATGCAAGCTTGGTTCGCCGCTTTTGTTGATACACGTTATTCGGTGGTGGTCCCCGTAA